In Phacochoerus africanus isolate WHEZ1 chromosome 14, ROS_Pafr_v1, whole genome shotgun sequence, one genomic interval encodes:
- the LOC125114103 gene encoding myosin-4, whose amino-acid sequence MSSDQEMAIFGEAAPYLRKSEKERIEAQNKPFDAKTSVFVVDPKESFVKATVQSREGGKVTAKTEAGATVTVKEDQVFPMNPPKYDKIEDMAMMTHLHEPAVLYNLKERYAAWMIYTYSGLFCVTVNPYKWLPVYNAEVVTAYRGKKRQEAPPHIFSISDNAYQFMLTDRENQSILITGESGAGKTVNTKRVIQYFATIAVTGEKKKEEPTSGKMQGTLEDQIISANPLLEAFGNAKTVRNDNSSRFGKFIRIHFGTTGKLASADIETYLLEKSRVTFQLKAERSYHIFYQIMSNKKPELIEMLLITTNPYDYAYVSQGEITVPSIDDQEELIATDSAIEILGFTSDERVSIYKLTGAVMHYGNLKFKQKQREEQAEPDGTEVADKAAYLQGLNSADLLKALCYPRVKVGNEFVTKGQTVQQVYNAVGALAKAVYDKMFLWMVTRINQQLDTKQPRQYFIGVLDIAGFEIFDFNSLEQLCINFTNEKLQQFFNHHMFVLEQEEYKKEGIEWEFIDFGMDLAACIELIEKPMGIFSILEEECMFPKATDTSFKNKLYEQHLGKSNNFQKPKPAKGKAEAHFSLIHYAGTVDYNITGWLDKNKDPLNETVVGLYQKSSVKTLAFLFAERQGSEEGGTKKGGKKKGSSFQTVSALFRENLNKLMTNLRSTHPHFVRCIIPNETKTPGAMEHELVLHQLRCNGVLEGIRICRKGFPSRILYADFKQRYKVLNASAIPEGQFIDSKKASEKLLGSIDIDHTQYKFGHTKVFFKAGLLGTLEEMRDEKLAQLITRTQAMCRGFLMRVEFRKMMERRESIFCIQYNIRAFMNVKHWPWMKLYFKIKPLLKSAETEKEMANMKEEFEKTKEDLAKSEAKRKELEEKMVALMQEKNDLQLQVQAEADGLADAEERCDQLIKTKIQLEAKIKEVTERAEDEEEINAELTAKKRKLEDECSELKKDIDDLELTLAKVEKEKHATENKVKNLTEEMAGLDENIAKLTKEKKALQEAHQQTLDDLQAEEDKVNTLTKAKTKLEQQVDDLEGSLEQEKKLRMDLERAKRKLEGDLKLAQESTMDIENDKQQLDEKLKKKEFEMSNLQSKIEDEQALAMQLQKKIKELQARTEELEEEIEAERASRAKAEKQRSDLSRELEEISERLEEAGGATSAQIEMNKKREAEFQKMRRDLEEATLQHEATAAALRKKHADSVAELGEQIDNLQRVKQKLEKEKSELKMEIDDLASNMETVSKAKGNLEKMCRTLEDQLSEVKTKEEEHQRLINELSAQKARLQTESGEFSRQLDEKEALVSQLSRGKQAFTQQIEELKRQLEEETKAKSALAHAVQSSRHDCDLLREQYEEEQEAKAELQRAMSKANSEVAQWRTKYETDAIQRTEELEEAKKKLAQRLQDAEEHVEAVNAKCASLEKTKQRLQNEVEDLMLDVERSNAACAALDKKQRNFDKILAEWKHKYEETQAELEASQKESRSLSTELFKVKNAYEESLDQLETLKRENKNLQQEISDLTEQIAEGGKHIHELEKVKKQIEQEKSELQAALEEAEASLEHEEGKILRIQLELNQVKSEIDRKIAEKDEEIDQLKRNHIRVVESMQSTLDAEIRSRNDALRIKKKMEGDLNEMEIQLNHANRQATEAIRNLRNTQGVLKDTQLHLDDAIRGQDDLKEQLAMVERRANLMQAEIEELRASLEQTERSRRVAEQELLDASERVQLLHTQNTSLINTKKKLETDISQIQGEMEDIVQEARNAEEKAKKAITDAAMMAEELKKEQDTSAHLERMKKNLEQTVKDLQHRLDEAEQLALKGGKKQIQKLEARVRELENEVENEQKRNVEAVKGLRKHERRVKELTYQTEEDRKNVLRLQDLVDKLQSKVKAYKRQAEEAEEQSNVNLSKFRKLQHELEEAEERADIAESQVNKLRVKSREAHTKIISEE is encoded by the exons ATGAGTTCCGACCAGGAAATGGCTATTTTTGGGGAGGCTGCTCCTTACCTCCGAAAGTCTGAAAAGGAGCGCATTGAGGCCCAGAATAAACCTTTTGATGCCAAAACGTCAGTCTTTGTGGTGGACCCTAAGGAGTCCTTTGTGAAAGCCACCGTGCAGAGCCGGGAAGGGGGGAAGGTGACAGCCAAGACCGAAGCTGGAGCT ACAGTAACTGTGAAAGAAGACCAAGTCTTCCCCATGAACCCTCCCAAATACGACAAGATCGAGGACATGGCCATGATGACCCACCTGCACGAGCCCGCTGTGCTGTACAACCTCAAAGAGCGTTACGCAGCCTGGATGATCTAC ACCTACTCGGGCCTCTTCTGTGTCACCGTCAACCCCTACAAGTGGCTGCCGGTGTACAACGCAGAGGTGGTGACGGCCTACAGAGGCAAAAAGCGCCAGGAGGCCCCGCCCCACATCTTCTCCATCTCCGACAACGCCTATCAGTTCATGCTGACTG ATCGGGAGAATCAGTCTATCTTAATCAC CGGAGAATCCGGGGCAGGAAAGACTGTGAACACGAAGCGTGTCATCCAGTACTTTGCAACAATCGCCGTCActggggagaagaagaaggaggaaccTACTTCTGGCAAAATGCAG GGGACTCTGGAAGATCAGATCATCAGTGCCAACCCCCTGCTCGAGGCCTTTGGCAACGCCAAGACCGTGAGGAATGACAACTCCTCTCGCTTT GGTAAATTCATCAGGATCCACTTCGGTACCACTGGGAAGCTGGCTTCTGCTGACATCGAAACAT ATCTTCTAGAGAAGTCTAGAGTCACTTTCCAGCTAAAGGCAGAAAGGAGCTACCACATTTTTTATCAGATCATGTCTAACAAGAAGCCAGAGCTCATTG AAATGCTCCTGATCACCACCAACCCATATGACTACGCCTACGTCAGTCAAGGGGAGATCACTGTCCCCAGCATTGATGACCAAGAAGAGCTGATAGCCACAGAT AGTGCCATTGAAATCCTGGGCTTCACTTCTGACGAAAGGGTGTCCATCTACAAGCTCACAGGGGCGGTAATGCACTATGGAAACTTGAAATTCAAGCAAAAGCAACGCGAGGAGCAAGCAGAGCCAGATGGCACAGAAG TTGCTGACAAGGCTGCCTACCTCCAGGGTCTGAACTCTGCTGACCTGCTCAAAGCCCTCTGCTACCCCAGAGTCAAGGTCGGCAATGAGTTTGTCACCAAAGGCCAGACTGTCCAGCAG GTGTACAATGCGGTGGGTGCTCTGGCCAAAGCCGTCTACGATAAGATGTTCCTGTGGATGGTCACCCGCATCAACCAGCAGCTGGACACCAAGCAGCCCAGGCAGTACTTCATCGGCGTCTTGGACATCGCCGGCTTTGAGATCTTTGAC TTCAACAGCCTGGAGCAGCTGTGCATCAACTTCACCAACGAGAAACTGCAGCAGTTTTTCAACCACCACATGTTCGTGCTGGAGCAGGAGGAGTACAAGAAGGAAGGCATCGAGTGGGAGTTCATCGACTTCGGGATGGACCTGGCCGCCTGCATCGAGCTCATCGAGAAG CCCATGGGCATCTTCTCCATCCTGGAGGAGGAGTGCATGTTCCCCAAGGCCACAGACACCTCCTTCAAGAACAAGCTCTATGAACAGCATCTTGGAAAGTCCAACAACTTCCAGAAGCCCAAGCCTGCCAAAGGCAAGGCCGAGGCCCACTTCTCCCTGATCCACTACGCGGGCACCGTGGACTACAACATTACTGGCTGGTTGGACAAGAACAAGGACCCCCTGAATGAGACGGTGGTCGGGCTGTACCAGAAGTCTTCCGTGAAGACTCTGGCTTTCCTCTTTGCTGAGAGACAGGGTTCTGAAG agggtGGTACAAAGAAAGGTGGCAAGAAGAAGGGTTCTTCTTTCCAGACCGTGTCAGCTCTTTTCAGG GAGAATCTGAACAAGCTGATGACCAACCTGAGGAGCACCCACCCTCACTTTGTGCGCTGCATCATCCCCAATGAGACCAAAACTCCTG GGGCCATGGAGCACGAACTCGTCCTGCACCAGCTGAGGTGTAACGGCGTGCTGGAGGGCATCCGCATCTGCAGGAAGGGCTTCCCAAGCAGAATCCTTTATGCAGACTTCAAACAGAG ATACAAGGTTCTAAATGCAAGTGCCATCCCCGAGGGTCAGTTCATTGACAGCAAGAAGGCTTCGGAGAAACTTCTAGGGTCTATTGATATTGACCACACCCAGTACAAATTTGGTCACACCAAG GTTTTCTTTAAGGCTGGCCTGTTGGGAACTCTAGAGGAGATGCGAGATGAAAAGCTAGCTCAACTCATCACACGTACTCAAGCCATGTGCAGAGGGTTCCTGATGAGGGTGGAGTTTAGGAAGATGATGGAGAGGAG AGAGTCCATCTTCTGCATCCAGTACAATATCCGTGCCTTCATGAATGTGAAGCACTGGCCTTGGATGAAGCTGTATTTCAAGATCAAGCCCCTCCTCAAGAGcgcagagacagagaaggagatggCCAACATgaaggaagaatttgagaagacCAAAGAAGATCTGGCTAAGTCAGaggcaaaaaggaaagaacttgAAGAGAAAATGGTAGCTCTGatgcaagagaaaaatgacttaCAACTCCAAGTTCAAGCT GAAGCAGATGGCTTGGCTGATGCAGAGGAAAGATGTGACCAGCTGATCAAAACCAAAATCCAGCTGGAGGCCAAAATCAAGGAGGTGACTGAGAGAGCTGAGGATGAGGAAGAGATCAATGCCGAGCTGACGGCCAAGAAGAGGAAACTGGAGGATGAGTGCTCAGAACTGAAGAAAGACATCGATGACCTTGAGCTGACACTGGCCAAGGTTGAAAAGGAGAAGCATGCCACAGAGAACAAG GTGAAAAACCTCACAGAAGAGATGGCAGGCCTTGATGAAAACATTGCAAAACTGACCAAGGAGAAGAAGGCCCTCCAGGAGGCCCACCAGCAGACCCTGGATGACCTGCAGGCAGAAGAGGACAAAGTCAACACCCTGACCAAAGCTAAAACCAAGCTAGAGCAGCAAGTGGATGAC CTTGAAGGGTCCTTGgagcaagaaaagaaacttcGCATGGACTTAGAGAGAGCCAAGAGGAAACTGGAAGGTGACCTCAAGTTGGCACAAGAATCCACAATGGATATAGAAAATGACAAACAGCAACTTGATGAGAAACTCAAAAA GAAGGAGTTTGAAATGAGCAATCTGCAAAGCAAGATTGAAGATGAACAGGCCCTTGCAATGCAGCTGCAGAAGAAGATCAAGGAGTTACAG GCCCGCACtgaggagctggaggaagagatTGAGGCAGAGCGGGCCTCCAGGGCCAAAGCAGAGAAGCAGCGCTCCGACCTCTCCCGGGAACTGGAGGAGATCAGCGAGAGGCTGGAAGAAGCCGGCGGGGCGACGTCAGCCCAGATTGAGATGAACAAGAAGCGCGAGGCTGAGTTCCAGAAGATGCGCCGGGACCTGGAGgaggccaccctgcagcatgaGGCCACGGCAGCTGCTCTTAGGAAGAAGCACGCAGACAGCGTGGCTGAGCTGGGGGAGCAGATCGACAACCTGCAGAGGGTCAAGCAGAAGCTGGAGAAGGAGAAGAGCGAGCTGAAGATGGAGATTGATGACCTTGCTAGCAACATGGAGACCGTCTCCAAAGCCAAG GGAAACCTGGAAAAAATGTGCCGCACACTGGAAGACCAGCTCAGCGAAGTGAAGACAAAGGAGGAGGAGCATCAGCGCCTAATCAATGAACTGTCAGCCCAGAAGGCACGTTTACAGACAGAATCAG GTGAATTTTCACGACAGCTAGACGAGAAGGAAGCTCTGGTGTCTCAGCTATCCAGAGGCAAACAAGCATTTACACAACAGATTGAGGAGTTAAAGAGGCAGCTAGAAGAGGAGACTAAG GCCAAGAGTGCCCTGGCCCATGCTGTGCAGTCCTCCCGCCACGACTGCGACCTGCTGCGGGAACAGTATGAGGAGGAGCAGGAAGCCAAGGCCGAGCTGCAGAGGGCAATGTCCAAGGCCAACAGCGAGGTTGCCCAGTGGAGGACCAAATACGAGACGGACGCCATCCAGCGCAccgaggagctggaggaggccaA GAAGAAGCTGGCCCAGCGTCTGCAGGATGCTGAGGAACACGTAGAAGCCGTGAATGCCAAGTGCGCCTCCCTTGAGAAGACCAAGCAGCGGCTCCAGAATGAGGTCGAGGACCTCATGCTCGATGTGGAGAGGTCCAATGCTGCCTGTGCGGCTCTGGATAAGAAGCAGAGGAACTTTGACAAG ATCCTAGCAGAGTGGAAACATAAgtatgaggaaactcaggctgaACTTGAAGCCTCCCAGAAGGAGTCCCGTTCTCTCAGCACTGAGCTGTTCAAGGTGAAGAATGCCTACGAGGAATCCCTGGACCAACTGGAAACCCTGAAGCGAGAGAATAAGAACTTGCAGC AGGAGATTTCTGACCTGACTGAGCAAATTGCAGAGGGAGGAAAGCATATCCATGAATTGGAGAAAGTGAAGAAACAAATAGAGCAAGAGAAGAGTGAACTACAGGCTGCCCTAGAGGAAGCAGAG gcatctcTAGAACATGAAGAAGGCAAAATCCTTCGCATCCAACTTGAGTTAAATCAGGTGAAATCTGAGATTGACCGTAAAATTGCTGAGAAAGATGAGGAAATCGATCAGCTGAAGAGGAACCACATTAGAGTGGTGGAGTCCATGCAGAGCACGCTGGATGCTGAGATCAGGAGCAGGAATGATGCCCTGAGGATCAAGAAGAAGATGGAAGGAGATTTGAATGAAATGGAAATTCAGCTGAACCACGCCAACCGCCAAGCTACTGAGGCAATAAGGAATCTTAGAAACACACAAGGAGTACTGAAG GACACTCAGCTCCATTTGGACGATGCCATCAGAGGCCAGGATGACCTTAAAGAACAACTGGCCATGGTGGAGCGCAGAGCCAACCTGATGCAGGCTGAGATTGAAGAGCTGAGGGCATCGCTGGAGCAGACAGAGAGGAGCAGGAGAGTGGCAGAGCAAGAGCTTCTGGATGCCAGTGAGCGTGTGCAGCTCTTACACACACAG AACACCAGCCTGATCAACACCAAGAAGAAGCTGGAGACAGACATCTCCCAAATCCAGGGAGAGATGGAGGACATTGTCCAGGAAGCTCGCAACGCAGAAGAAAAGGCCAAGAAGGCCATCACTGAT GCGGCCATGATGGCTGAGGAGCTGAAGAAGGAGCAGGACACCAGCGCCCACCTGGAGCGGATGAAGAAGAACCTGGAGCAGACGGTGAAGGACCTGCAGCACCGCCTGGACGAGGCGGAGCAGCTGGCCCTGAAGGGCGGGAAGAAGCAGATCCAGAAGCTGGAGGCCAGG GTGAGGGAGCTTGAAAATGAGGTTGAAAATGAACAGAAGCGCAATGTTGAGGCTGTCAAGGGTCTTCGGAAACATGAGAGAAGAGTGAAGGAACTCACTTACCAG ACTGAGGAGGACCGAAAGAATGTTCTCAGGCTGCAGGACTTGGTGGACAAACTACAATCCAAAGTTAAAGCTTATAAGAGACAAGCGGAAGAGGCG